From Corynebacterium sp. BD556, the proteins below share one genomic window:
- a CDS encoding PhoX family protein translates to MTLKGFNLFASSRSSLTCTYKCGNACFGECTNTSNNAYFGDVMGRRRVLKGFGLGVVTIGGGAALAACGADGEQNPSGSATAAAPSNAGTGADIEPRKGMQFSSVEANTEDKVIVPKGYATSVLIAWGDPIYEDAPEFDAENQTAADAARQFGFNNDFAGLLQHPDDSNRLIYVCSHEYTTEPHMFPNYDKENPTEEQINIGIANHGLSIVEVSKVGETGELKREFGPLNRRITGNTMFEVTGPAAGSDLLKTSTDPEGKSVEGTFNNCSGGITPWGTVLSGEENFEQYFANREALDNERAAEDAKRLGAVEGASERKWETVHDRFDLAKEPNELNRFGWLVEVNPLEPNSTPVKHTALGRFKHEAGNIYVTEDGTVVCYSGDDARFEYIYKFVSSKKIKEGDIQHNMTILDEGTLYVASFEGNSPAEEILGDGALPQDGKFDGTGKWHKLLTATADGAESHVEGFSAEEVAVFTRLAADEVGATKMDRPEDFEANPISGKLYLALTNNSYRGATGENAAKSKEGVMEYAPIAENKNGLVMEIDDDHAGEDFTWNLLLVCGDPEAASSYFGGFDKSKVSPISCPDNIAFDTYGNLWISTDGNALKSNDGLYAVGLEGDNRGQVKCFLTVPVGAETCGPIVDDQRVLVNVQHPGELDDATFENPGSHWPEGGSAVPRPAVAMVWRENGQKIGVEA, encoded by the coding sequence GTGACACTCAAGGGCTTCAACTTGTTCGCTTCCAGCCGTTCATCGTTAACCTGCACGTACAAGTGTGGTAACGCTTGCTTCGGGGAATGTACCAATACTTCAAACAACGCCTATTTCGGTGATGTGATGGGGCGTCGCCGTGTGCTCAAGGGCTTCGGCCTCGGCGTGGTCACCATCGGTGGCGGCGCCGCTTTGGCGGCGTGCGGGGCAGATGGGGAGCAAAACCCGTCGGGGTCAGCCACCGCTGCCGCTCCGTCTAACGCAGGGACCGGAGCCGACATCGAACCGCGTAAGGGAATGCAGTTCAGCAGCGTCGAAGCAAATACGGAAGATAAGGTTATTGTGCCGAAAGGCTACGCGACCTCTGTTCTGATCGCCTGGGGGGATCCGATTTATGAGGACGCCCCCGAGTTTGATGCTGAGAACCAGACGGCTGCGGATGCTGCGCGCCAATTCGGTTTCAATAACGACTTCGCTGGTCTCCTACAGCACCCGGACGACTCGAACCGTCTCATCTACGTCTGCTCTCACGAATACACGACCGAGCCGCACATGTTCCCGAATTACGATAAGGAAAACCCGACCGAGGAACAGATCAACATTGGTATTGCAAACCACGGTCTTTCCATCGTTGAGGTGTCCAAGGTGGGAGAAACTGGAGAGCTCAAGCGTGAGTTCGGTCCGCTGAACCGCCGCATCACCGGGAACACCATGTTTGAGGTCACGGGTCCGGCAGCGGGTTCGGATCTGCTTAAGACAAGCACTGATCCGGAGGGCAAAAGCGTAGAGGGCACGTTTAACAATTGCTCTGGTGGCATCACTCCGTGGGGAACGGTGCTTTCGGGGGAGGAGAACTTCGAGCAGTACTTTGCCAACCGGGAGGCGCTTGACAACGAGCGCGCCGCCGAAGACGCGAAACGTCTCGGTGCTGTGGAGGGGGCCTCTGAACGCAAGTGGGAAACGGTGCACGACCGTTTCGACCTGGCCAAAGAACCCAACGAGTTGAACCGTTTTGGTTGGCTTGTGGAGGTCAATCCGCTCGAACCGAACTCCACCCCGGTCAAGCACACCGCACTGGGCCGCTTCAAGCACGAAGCTGGCAATATCTACGTGACGGAGGACGGAACCGTGGTCTGCTACTCGGGCGACGACGCACGCTTCGAGTACATTTACAAGTTCGTCTCCTCCAAGAAAATCAAGGAGGGTGACATCCAGCACAACATGACCATCCTGGACGAGGGCACGCTCTACGTCGCCTCCTTCGAAGGTAACTCTCCCGCTGAGGAGATCCTTGGCGACGGCGCTTTGCCGCAGGACGGCAAGTTCGACGGCACCGGCAAGTGGCACAAGTTGCTCACCGCCACCGCTGACGGTGCCGAATCCCACGTGGAGGGCTTTAGCGCTGAGGAGGTCGCAGTGTTTACCCGTTTGGCCGCCGACGAAGTCGGCGCAACCAAGATGGATCGCCCGGAGGACTTCGAGGCCAACCCAATTTCCGGCAAGCTCTACTTGGCGCTAACTAACAATTCCTACCGCGGTGCGACCGGCGAAAACGCCGCAAAGAGCAAGGAGGGCGTCATGGAGTACGCCCCAATCGCGGAGAACAAAAACGGTCTTGTCATGGAGATCGACGATGACCACGCGGGCGAGGATTTCACCTGGAACCTGCTGTTGGTTTGCGGCGATCCTGAGGCTGCCAGTTCCTACTTCGGGGGCTTCGACAAGTCCAAGGTTTCGCCGATTTCCTGCCCGGACAACATTGCCTTCGACACTTATGGCAACTTGTGGATTTCCACGGATGGCAATGCGCTTAAAAGCAATGACGGCCTGTACGCCGTTGGCCTCGAAGGGGACAACCGCGGCCAGGTGAAGTGCTTCCTTACCGTGCCGGTCGGCGCCGAAACCTGCGGACCGATCGTCGACGATCAGCGTGTGTTGGTCAACGTGCAGCACCCGGGCGAGCTCGACGACGCCACCTTTGAAAACCCTGGGTCGCACTGGCCTGAGGGTGGCTCCGCCGTGCCGCGCCCGGCTGTTGCCATGGTGTGGCGTGAAAACGGCCAGAAGATCGGCGTCGAAGCCTAA
- a CDS encoding bifunctional hydroxymethylpyrimidine kinase/phosphomethylpyrimidine kinase — MTKQQPRVLTIAGTDPTGGAGVQADLKSIAAAGGYGMSVVTALVAQNTRGVRQVHTPPQEFLRAQLDSVFDDVSVDAVKVGMLGDATTTATVSDYLASHPVGTVVVDPVMVATSGDRLLSEDAEDALRQFIRDHATVVTPNIPELSVLTGTPAASTFDEAIAQGASYARNTGVFVLVKGGHLSGDDASNALVTPSGEVHRVHVARVDTPNTHGTGCSLSAALATRLLIDATPAHATEWASAWLHEAIANADALNVGQGHGPVDHFHRIRRLAASADTTPWEVNPPLPTTELIAPRIAAAGPHTQALWDRAAAKVWPDTLALPFIAALRHGTLSPQDFEFYLAQDAYYLGEYARALAAVAAKAPDTETQIWWSQSSVEATAGEAELHRTWFAARGMDTTVEPSPVTLGYVSFLKSETALSDYVVAAASVLPCFWLYAEVGLTLADANHPNHPFAEWLNMYGGEDFIESAAKAIAATEAALADATEKQRELAARAFMNACFYEREFFDQAARRGAS; from the coding sequence ATGACAAAGCAGCAACCTCGAGTTCTCACCATCGCCGGAACCGACCCGACCGGCGGGGCCGGCGTGCAGGCCGACCTGAAATCCATCGCCGCGGCTGGCGGCTACGGGATGTCCGTGGTCACCGCGCTCGTCGCCCAGAACACACGCGGAGTTCGCCAGGTTCACACCCCGCCGCAGGAGTTTCTGCGCGCGCAGCTTGACAGCGTGTTCGATGACGTAAGCGTCGACGCAGTCAAGGTGGGCATGCTTGGCGACGCCACCACAACCGCCACCGTGTCCGATTACTTAGCTTCCCACCCTGTGGGCACCGTTGTCGTTGACCCCGTCATGGTGGCTACCTCCGGCGACCGCCTGCTCAGCGAAGACGCCGAGGACGCCCTGCGGCAGTTCATCCGCGACCACGCTACCGTGGTCACCCCGAATATCCCGGAGCTGTCCGTCCTCACCGGCACCCCAGCTGCGAGCACTTTTGATGAAGCCATCGCACAAGGTGCCAGCTATGCCCGCAACACAGGCGTCTTTGTTTTAGTCAAGGGCGGCCACCTTAGCGGAGATGACGCCTCTAACGCCCTGGTCACACCGTCCGGCGAAGTGCACCGCGTGCATGTTGCCCGCGTGGACACCCCCAACACGCACGGCACCGGTTGCTCTTTGTCTGCAGCCCTCGCAACCCGCCTGCTTATCGACGCCACCCCAGCCCACGCCACCGAATGGGCATCTGCCTGGCTACATGAGGCCATCGCCAACGCGGACGCTTTAAACGTCGGGCAGGGCCACGGTCCGGTCGACCACTTCCACAGGATCAGGCGCTTGGCGGCTTCCGCAGACACCACGCCGTGGGAGGTCAACCCGCCCTTGCCCACCACGGAGCTCATTGCCCCGCGGATTGCCGCGGCTGGGCCGCACACGCAGGCGTTGTGGGACCGCGCCGCCGCGAAGGTGTGGCCGGACACGCTTGCCCTGCCGTTTATTGCGGCGCTTCGCCACGGCACCCTCTCCCCGCAGGACTTCGAGTTCTACCTCGCCCAGGACGCCTATTACCTCGGCGAATACGCCCGTGCCTTGGCAGCGGTTGCCGCCAAGGCACCGGACACCGAAACGCAGATTTGGTGGTCGCAGTCCTCTGTCGAAGCCACCGCTGGTGAAGCGGAGCTGCACCGCACCTGGTTTGCAGCGCGCGGTATGGACACCACTGTCGAGCCTTCCCCCGTCACCCTGGGCTACGTCAGCTTCCTCAAGTCGGAAACAGCTTTGTCCGATTACGTTGTCGCCGCCGCGTCCGTGTTGCCCTGTTTTTGGCTTTACGCGGAGGTCGGCTTAACTCTTGCCGACGCCAACCACCCCAACCACCCTTTCGCCGAGTGGCTCAACATGTACGGCGGCGAAGACTTCATTGAAAGCGCGGCCAAAGCCATCGCGGCGACGGAGGCCGCGCTTGCCGACGCCACCGAGAAACAACGCGAACTGGCCGCCCGGGCGTTTATGAACGCGTGCTTCTACGAGCGCGAGTTCTTCGACCAGGCGGCCCGCCGCGGAGCCTCATGA
- a CDS encoding GTPase, giving the protein MALFKKKTSLGERLQALAEAAAVAANYLAPADLQRLEAVATAGAERRALSAEHTVIGFFGATGSGKTSLFNAVVGEDLGTAAARRPTTSSPLAAVWEPAGAEELLDWLDVEDRRNRVGEFAPGAGPVILLDLPDFDSVELSNREIASRLAAQVDVLVWVTDPEKYADSVIHDHFIRPHANHSAVTLAVLNKADKLAEADRPVVSNSFAGLLRADGLRNVQVIATSATTGLGVADLRGAIARVAQAHTAQTARIEADIQAVTRPWVEADGRKVKVPGDVDKRAKRDMDDVLTKAAGADRLSQATAAAYRKRLHQRTGWLLTSWISRLRPDPLRRMGLRDEADELGVHRSSMPTLDAASKAVANKGVRGFAARASEGLPQAWASAITERAEAITTTLPAELDRAAARTRLPAEPSKAWALATVLQWIALCTAFFGVMWYLVAALLPGALLPLMGTLGYGTELIPQIEGWPIPTLLILAGVIFGIVLGMVAGVFGGVIGSGIKRRTRAALRREVEATSAQHVVEPLSSIRRDYASFLAAVTTAGP; this is encoded by the coding sequence ATGGCGCTGTTTAAGAAGAAGACTTCACTAGGTGAGCGCCTTCAGGCTCTTGCTGAGGCCGCTGCTGTGGCCGCAAACTACCTCGCACCCGCCGATCTCCAGCGGCTTGAAGCCGTGGCCACGGCGGGCGCCGAGCGCCGCGCATTGTCGGCTGAACACACGGTCATTGGGTTTTTCGGCGCCACCGGATCCGGCAAAACTTCACTGTTCAACGCCGTCGTTGGTGAAGATTTGGGAACAGCGGCGGCACGTCGGCCCACGACCTCCTCGCCGTTAGCTGCGGTGTGGGAACCGGCCGGTGCCGAGGAACTGCTGGACTGGCTTGATGTGGAGGACCGCCGCAACCGCGTTGGCGAGTTCGCGCCCGGCGCCGGTCCGGTGATCCTGCTGGACCTTCCGGATTTTGACTCCGTTGAGCTGTCGAACCGTGAAATCGCCTCCAGGCTCGCTGCCCAAGTCGACGTGCTCGTGTGGGTCACGGACCCGGAGAAGTACGCCGATAGCGTCATCCATGACCATTTCATCCGCCCACACGCCAACCATTCAGCGGTCACACTCGCTGTTTTGAACAAGGCGGATAAGCTCGCCGAAGCTGATCGCCCTGTGGTGTCCAACTCTTTCGCGGGCCTGCTGCGCGCAGATGGCTTGCGCAACGTCCAGGTCATTGCCACATCCGCCACCACCGGGCTGGGGGTGGCGGATCTGCGCGGGGCGATTGCCCGCGTCGCGCAGGCCCACACCGCACAGACCGCGCGCATCGAGGCCGACATTCAGGCGGTGACACGACCGTGGGTGGAGGCAGATGGGCGCAAAGTGAAGGTACCGGGGGACGTCGACAAGCGTGCCAAGCGCGACATGGACGACGTGCTCACAAAAGCCGCGGGTGCGGACCGGCTAAGCCAGGCGACCGCTGCTGCCTACCGCAAACGCTTGCATCAGCGCACCGGCTGGCTGCTTACCTCCTGGATCTCGCGGCTGCGCCCCGACCCGCTCAGGCGCATGGGATTGCGGGACGAAGCAGATGAGTTGGGGGTGCATCGCTCCTCAATGCCGACACTTGACGCCGCGTCGAAGGCCGTGGCTAACAAAGGGGTGCGCGGTTTTGCTGCACGTGCTTCTGAGGGGCTGCCGCAGGCCTGGGCTTCGGCGATCACGGAGCGCGCCGAAGCTATCACCACAACTTTGCCCGCCGAGTTGGACCGCGCTGCTGCGCGCACTCGCCTGCCCGCCGAACCATCGAAAGCCTGGGCTCTGGCAACTGTGCTGCAGTGGATCGCTTTATGCACAGCTTTTTTCGGTGTGATGTGGTATCTCGTCGCCGCGTTGTTGCCGGGGGCGTTGCTGCCGCTGATGGGTACGTTGGGCTATGGCACTGAGCTTATCCCCCAGATCGAAGGGTGGCCCATCCCCACCCTGTTGATTTTGGCAGGAGTCATTTTCGGCATCGTGCTCGGCATGGTCGCCGGTGTTTTCGGTGGCGTGATCGGCTCCGGGATCAAAAGACGCACCCGCGCCGCGCTGCGCCGGGAGGTGGAGGCTACCTCCGCCCAACACGTCGTCGAACCGCTGTCCAGTATCAGGCGGGACTACGCGAGTTTTTTGGCCGCGGTCACTACCGCTGGGCCCTAA
- a CDS encoding ABC transporter, with protein MTHPDTSAVARLRDALRELRLEGAGAEEATAVADQLDDYILPRLTNIDAPLLAVVGGSTGSGKSTLVNAVLGEQVTNPGVIRPTTRQPILVVNPADADWFGSSQVLPGLARSHGAGDEQSTTLRVVSTAAVPEGLALLDAPDFDSIDDRNRALSSQLLAAADLWLFVTTPARYADNLVWNFLHDAAGRDIEVAVVLNRLDADAAETVPDDLQRMMAQAGLGGAGLFRVPFIPGLEANLPQEAIDPLREYLHKLAKDTAARRQVAGKTVAGALEAVAGRVLKLAQIREDREAFAKQLAAAIDEHYAAAVAHVGDATSDGKLLRTEVLDRWQDFVGTSDLFRGVEKWFSRTVDRLGSALSGRPTPVREVETQLETGLHAVIVDAADTAATRSWSHLGAVAPDVRAAAAPSLSRASADISEKASALVRAWQEDLLNHIQETAGQKRQRARIMSLGLNVATVALMLVVFASTAGLTGGEVAIAGGSAVVGQKLLETIFGEDTVRRMAARAREDLDARLNALYAAERDRFDPIFDELNAGISAADLRESAKRALVGGATKGPDDGAV; from the coding sequence ATGACGCATCCTGACACCAGTGCCGTCGCCCGGCTGCGCGACGCCCTCCGCGAGCTGCGGTTGGAGGGGGCGGGGGCCGAGGAAGCCACGGCTGTCGCCGACCAGCTCGACGACTACATCTTGCCGCGCCTGACCAACATTGACGCTCCCCTGCTTGCCGTGGTCGGCGGATCAACCGGATCCGGGAAGTCCACGCTGGTCAACGCCGTTCTCGGCGAGCAGGTAACAAACCCGGGTGTGATCCGCCCGACTACCCGCCAGCCCATTTTGGTGGTCAACCCGGCCGATGCGGACTGGTTCGGATCCTCACAGGTGTTGCCGGGATTGGCGCGCTCCCACGGCGCGGGCGATGAGCAGTCCACAACTTTGCGTGTGGTGTCTACCGCTGCGGTGCCCGAGGGTTTGGCGCTTCTCGACGCCCCCGATTTCGACTCCATCGACGACCGCAACCGCGCTTTATCCTCCCAACTGTTGGCCGCCGCGGACCTGTGGTTGTTCGTCACCACCCCGGCGCGCTACGCCGACAATTTGGTGTGGAACTTCCTGCACGACGCCGCCGGGCGCGACATTGAGGTCGCGGTGGTGCTCAACCGTCTCGACGCGGACGCCGCAGAGACCGTCCCGGACGACTTGCAGCGCATGATGGCGCAGGCCGGATTAGGCGGTGCTGGCCTCTTTCGCGTGCCCTTCATTCCCGGTCTGGAGGCTAACCTGCCTCAGGAGGCGATCGACCCCTTACGTGAGTACCTGCACAAGTTGGCGAAAGACACCGCTGCCCGTCGGCAAGTTGCTGGCAAAACCGTCGCCGGTGCGTTGGAGGCTGTGGCGGGGCGTGTGCTAAAACTCGCGCAGATTCGCGAGGACCGTGAAGCTTTCGCGAAGCAACTCGCGGCGGCTATCGACGAGCACTACGCGGCTGCGGTCGCGCACGTGGGCGATGCGACGTCCGACGGCAAACTGTTGCGCACCGAGGTTTTGGACCGCTGGCAGGACTTTGTGGGAACCTCGGATCTTTTCCGCGGTGTGGAGAAGTGGTTTTCCCGCACCGTTGACCGCCTCGGATCGGCGCTAAGCGGGCGGCCCACCCCCGTGCGAGAGGTCGAAACCCAATTGGAAACCGGCCTGCACGCAGTCATTGTCGACGCGGCCGATACTGCCGCGACCCGCTCCTGGTCCCACCTTGGCGCCGTGGCCCCCGACGTGCGGGCTGCGGCTGCTCCTTCGCTGTCTCGCGCCAGTGCCGACATTTCTGAGAAAGCCTCCGCTTTGGTGCGGGCTTGGCAGGAAGACTTACTCAATCACATTCAGGAAACCGCGGGCCAAAAACGGCAGCGTGCCCGCATCATGTCCCTCGGCCTCAACGTCGCCACCGTGGCCCTCATGTTGGTCGTCTTTGCCTCTACTGCTGGGCTTACCGGTGGCGAGGTTGCCATCGCGGGAGGCTCTGCGGTCGTGGGACAAAAACTGCTGGAAACTATCTTCGGTGAGGACACGGTGCGCCGCATGGCGGCCCGCGCCCGTGAAGATCTAGACGCTCGCCTCAACGCGCTCTACGCCGCGGAGCGTGACCGCTTCGACCCAATTTTCGACGAGCTCAATGCTGGCATCAGCGCCGCTGATCTGCGCGAGAGCGCGAAGCGGGCCTTGGTTGGCGGGGCAACAAAAGGACCTGACGATGGCGCTGTTTAA
- the fdhD gene encoding formate dehydrogenase accessory sulfurtransferase FdhD, with the protein MGRLNRKFAVTRVSSTADGFYQDTRADTVSVEEPLEIRVGGTTLTSTMRTPGHDIELAHGWLYAEGLITSPGDVSTARYCAGAVGPEGENTYNLLDIDLAGAARQIPLEAIRLTPTSSACGVCGTQSISELLHRTHAPISPLALDPGLVMLLPEKLREHQKQFNKTGGIHAAGAFDLEGNPIVVREDIGRHNAADKVIGHLLLNGALPAKDTILVMSSRASFELVQKAAMAGFPALVAVSAASSLAVELAREAGMALVGFARGDRFNLYAGELSRSH; encoded by the coding sequence ATGGGAAGGCTCAACCGTAAATTCGCAGTCACCCGCGTCAGCTCAACCGCCGACGGCTTCTATCAGGACACCCGCGCCGACACAGTCAGTGTGGAAGAACCTCTCGAGATCCGGGTCGGTGGCACAACGCTTACCTCAACCATGCGCACCCCAGGCCACGATATTGAGCTTGCCCACGGCTGGCTCTACGCCGAGGGATTGATCACCTCGCCGGGCGACGTTTCCACCGCGCGTTATTGCGCGGGGGCGGTCGGCCCCGAAGGGGAAAACACTTACAACCTGCTCGATATTGACCTTGCGGGTGCTGCGCGCCAGATTCCGCTTGAGGCCATCAGGCTGACACCGACTTCCAGCGCCTGCGGGGTGTGCGGGACGCAATCGATTAGCGAGTTACTGCACCGCACCCACGCGCCGATCTCACCCCTCGCGCTGGATCCGGGTTTGGTGATGCTCCTGCCAGAAAAGCTGCGTGAGCACCAGAAGCAATTTAACAAAACCGGCGGCATCCACGCCGCCGGCGCTTTCGACTTAGAGGGCAACCCCATCGTGGTGCGCGAGGACATCGGCCGGCACAATGCGGCGGACAAAGTCATCGGTCATCTGCTGCTCAACGGTGCGCTGCCCGCGAAGGACACGATCCTCGTCATGTCCTCCCGGGCTTCCTTTGAGCTTGTGCAAAAAGCAGCCATGGCCGGGTTTCCGGCCTTGGTGGCGGTTTCTGCTGCGTCCTCCCTGGCGGTCGAGCTCGCCCGCGAAGCCGGGATGGCATTGGTGGGCTTCGCGCGCGGCGATCGGTTCAACCTCTACGCCGGAGAGTTGTCGCGGTCACATTAG
- a CDS encoding DUF6457 domain-containing protein, producing the protein MPESDSPSERLNSTHAWLHCLSEAFGVSPEITRQAVGPVLDMTARVAHNGPARPAAPTTAFLVGLAAGRAAGGGAETNAEVMARVEELIDKVDELLAARAAAAGDNGSRA; encoded by the coding sequence GTGCCTGAATCGGATTCGCCTTCCGAGCGCCTTAACTCCACCCATGCCTGGCTTCATTGCTTATCTGAGGCTTTCGGTGTCTCCCCGGAGATTACCCGGCAGGCTGTGGGCCCTGTCCTTGACATGACTGCGCGGGTGGCCCACAACGGCCCGGCGCGACCCGCAGCACCAACTACCGCTTTCCTCGTCGGGTTGGCTGCTGGCCGCGCAGCAGGTGGAGGTGCCGAGACTAACGCTGAGGTCATGGCCCGAGTCGAGGAACTCATTGACAAGGTCGATGAGCTCCTCGCTGCCCGCGCCGCGGCCGCTGGCGATAACGGCTCGCGCGCCTAA
- a CDS encoding carboxymuconolactone decarboxylase family protein, with product MAEMRPQLTGEGLRSLLPMVKYSSKNTPERYRHLVSLRASVINDCRACITTHRRDARRDGWSEDRILRAEDWTNYTESYDEKETIVLRLTDEITHIDGYESISDELWDRAVELFGIAGTHNILVSIFAINTFNRLSITTRTDPQIIKGTIDFDLDYDAHL from the coding sequence ATGGCTGAAATGCGTCCCCAATTAACCGGCGAGGGTTTGCGCTCTTTGCTTCCGATGGTGAAGTACTCATCGAAGAATACTCCGGAGCGTTACCGCCACTTAGTGTCCTTGCGCGCCTCCGTCATTAACGACTGCCGTGCCTGCATCACAACGCACCGCCGCGATGCGCGGCGCGACGGGTGGAGCGAAGATCGTATTCTTCGCGCCGAGGATTGGACTAACTACACGGAGTCCTACGACGAGAAAGAAACCATTGTGCTGCGTTTGACCGATGAAATTACCCACATCGACGGCTACGAATCGATTTCTGACGAATTGTGGGACCGGGCCGTAGAGCTGTTCGGCATCGCCGGCACCCACAACATTTTGGTCAGTATCTTCGCCATCAATACGTTCAACCGGCTCAGTATCACTACCCGCACAGACCCGCAGATCATTAAGGGCACTATTGACTTCGACCTTGACTACGACGCCCACCTGTAG
- the rplN gene encoding 50S ribosomal protein L14 has translation MIQKESRLKVADNTGAREILCIRVLGGSVRRFAGIGDTIVATVKEAAPGGNVKEGEVVRAVVVRAKKETRRPDGSYISFDENAAVLIKNDTEPRGTRIFGPVARELRDKRFMKIVSLAPEVI, from the coding sequence GTGATTCAGAAAGAATCGCGTCTGAAGGTCGCCGACAACACCGGTGCACGCGAAATCCTGTGCATCCGCGTGCTCGGCGGCTCCGTTCGACGCTTCGCCGGCATTGGCGACACAATCGTCGCCACCGTGAAAGAAGCCGCCCCCGGCGGCAACGTCAAGGAGGGCGAAGTTGTGCGCGCCGTCGTTGTGCGCGCCAAAAAGGAAACCCGTCGCCCAGACGGCTCCTACATCTCATTCGACGAAAACGCTGCCGTTTTGATCAAAAACGACACCGAACCGCGCGGAACTCGCATCTTTGGCCCCGTCGCGCGTGAACTGCGCGACAAGCGCTTCATGAAGATTGTTTCACTCGCACCGGAGGTGATCTAA
- the rplX gene encoding 50S ribosomal protein L24: MKIKKGDMVQVISGKDKGAQGKVIEAYPQRNKVLVEGVNRIKKHVANSYNERGAESGGIVTQEAPIHVSNVMVLDSDGRPTRVGYRFDENGKKVRVAKSNGKDI, encoded by the coding sequence ATGAAGATCAAAAAGGGCGATATGGTCCAGGTGATCTCCGGCAAGGACAAAGGTGCCCAAGGCAAGGTCATTGAGGCCTACCCGCAGCGCAACAAGGTCCTTGTCGAGGGCGTCAACCGCATCAAGAAGCACGTCGCTAACTCCTACAACGAACGCGGCGCCGAGTCCGGCGGAATCGTCACCCAGGAGGCCCCCATCCACGTATCCAACGTGATGGTTCTCGACTCCGATGGACGCCCGACCCGCGTGGGCTACCGCTTCGATGAGAACGGCAAAAAAGTCCGCGTTGCCAAGTCGAACGGGAAGGACATCTAA
- the rplE gene encoding 50S ribosomal protein L5 has protein sequence MAENYTPRLKARYKDDIRTKLNEQFGYDNVMQIPGLTKIVVNMGVGDAARDSKVINGALEDLTAITGQKPQLRRAKKSIANFKLREGMPIGAKVTLRGDRMWEFLDRLLNVALPRIRDFRGLSDKQFDGAGNYTFGLNEQTMFYEIDIDKIDRVRGMDITLVTTASNDDEGRALLTHLGFPFVDQDGKMKQA, from the coding sequence ATGGCTGAGAACTACACCCCGCGTCTGAAAGCCCGCTACAAAGACGACATCCGCACCAAGCTCAACGAACAGTTTGGCTACGACAACGTCATGCAGATCCCGGGTCTGACCAAAATCGTCGTCAACATGGGTGTCGGCGACGCCGCCCGCGACTCCAAAGTCATCAACGGCGCTCTCGAGGACCTCACCGCGATCACCGGCCAGAAGCCGCAGCTACGTCGCGCCAAGAAGTCCATCGCAAACTTCAAGCTCCGCGAAGGCATGCCCATCGGCGCGAAGGTCACCCTCCGCGGCGACCGCATGTGGGAGTTCCTAGACCGTCTGCTCAACGTCGCCCTGCCGCGTATTCGTGACTTCCGCGGCCTGAGCGACAAACAGTTCGACGGTGCCGGAAACTACACCTTCGGCCTCAACGAGCAAACCATGTTCTACGAAATCGACATTGACAAAATCGATCGTGTCCGTGGCATGGACATCACGCTCGTCACCACCGCATCGAACGACGACGAGGGCCGCGCACTGCTGACGCACCTCGGCTTCCCGTTCGTCGACCAAGACGGCAAGATGAAGCAGGCCTAA